One Nicotiana sylvestris chromosome 12, ASM39365v2, whole genome shotgun sequence genomic window carries:
- the LOC138883484 gene encoding uncharacterized protein, whose protein sequence is MAPKPIPKKFRTPEIPKYNGTTDPNEHVTSYTCTIKGNDLEDNEIESVLLKKFRETLSKGALIWYHDLPPNSIDSFPMLVDSFVKAHAGAIKIVTRKSDLFKIRQKDNEMLRKFVSRFQAERMDLPPVTDDWVVQAFTQGFNTRSSIVSHQLKQSLLKYPAVTWADVHNRYKSKNRVEDDQLGTPSRSVYPSSPMGRIKRDVDRESRLNRDRYQPYNADRRWSGSGQSIARNERRNNQSKNSRGVDAEEDHVKYPTSE, encoded by the coding sequence ATGGCTCCAAAGCCAATCCCCAAGAAGTTCCGTACGCCCGAGATTCCCAAGTATAACGGGACGACTGATCCGAATGAACACGTCACCTCATATACATGCACCATCAAAGGTAATGACTTGGAAGATAACGAAATTGAATCTGTACTGCTGAAGAAGTTCAGGGAGACTCTGTCCAAGGGTGCCTTAATATGGTATCACGACTTGccccctaattctattgattcgtttCCTATGCTTGTAGATTCTTTTGTTAAAGCACACGCCGGAGCCATTAAAATTGTAACGAggaagtcagaccttttcaagATAAGGCAGAAAGATAACGAGATGCTCAGAAAATTTGTATCTCGGTTCCAAGCAGAGAGAATGGATTTGCCTCCGGTCACCGATGACTGGgttgttcaagctttcactcaaggtttCAACACTCGGAGTTCTATAGTTTCACATCAGTTGAAGCAAAGTTTACTCAAGTACCCAGCTGTCACTTGGGCCGACGTACATAATCGGTACAAGTCGAAGAATAGAGTCGAGGATGATCAACTGGGGACTCCTTCGAGGTCCGTTTATCCTAGCAGTCCCATGGGTAGGATCAAAAGAGACGTCGATCGAGAGTCGAGGTTGAATAGAGATCGATATCAACCGTATAACGCAGATCGTAGATGGAGCGGGTCCGGACAAAGCATTGCACGGAATGAGAGGAGAAATAATCAAAGTAAAAATTCACGTGGGGTTGATGCCGAGGAAGATCATGTTAAATATCCAACATCCGAATAA